In Rhinolophus sinicus isolate RSC01 linkage group LG01, ASM3656204v1, whole genome shotgun sequence, the genomic stretch cacacccCACTGGTCACCACCCCACGCCACTCAGGACTTACGTACAGCAAGGCCAGGCCCCAGTGCGTGGAGCAGAACAGGGCCACCTCCCTGTGGGCAGAGAGCCCCGCCACAACCAGGATGGGAGCCAGCACCAGGGGCCCACAGTGGGGGAATATGTGGCCAGGAGTCCCCAAAAGCCCCAACGTGCCCTGCAGCAGCCCGGACACCACCACTGCCCCAGACACCTAGTGGAGTAGAGGAGGGGACggggagaaaacatttttctagatTGAGTTGACCTCAGCCTGGACTTCCTCACTAattccaggggtgggtccgtccCCCACCTTCTTCCCCGAGAGCAGCTCAGTCCCTGTATAATGGAAACCAGAGTCTCCCCAATGCCAGCACCACCTTagtcctgctcccacccccaggaACTCACCTCTCGGAGAGAAGAGTTCCAGAGTTCCAAGCCGTGGCaaccaggctcctcacacaggggcAGTATGAGAGAAGCTGGGGATGATGGAGGCATGGAGAGGAGACAGTATGTGGAATGGAGACCCATTGTTCCGCAGTCCTAGCTAGTGCCTGGCAACAGCTCCAAGACCCACAATGCCTTGCAGTCCCATCATTGCCCATTCTCAATCCTGACCCACCTACACCTATAAGCTCAGATTGACACCcaaccccaccctcaccccctgcTCTTGCTCTGTACTCACAGTTTCCAGGTGTCTGGATGGCCAGAGGTAGCTTCTGGCTGGTCAGCACCAGAGCAGGTACAAGGAACTCAAACGATGGAGCCTGGACGAGAGGCAGCCTGTAGGCACAGCAGCCCCAGCAGGTCTAGAAACAGGTGGCAGCCAAAAGGACTCCCCAAGCTTCTCCTACCCATCCCGAGACCTTGTCCCCTCCTACTCGGGAGTTCCCCTTACCTGCTGCCCATCCAAGTTTGCAGGGTAGTAGACACACCACACGAAAAGAGGCTGGAGgccaggagctgggcaggggAGTAAGACAGTCCTCCTGGGGGGAGACTTCGAAACAGGAGCAGATGGGAGGCACAGAGCAGAGAGCCCAGAACCAAGATATGCTGTAGGGAGAGGAATGAGACAGATTGGCCTTCAGAAATAGGCAGGAATACTCATTTGTAGAGGGTTCCTCATGCCACACCTACTCCCCCAAACACCCCTTTCAGTCAGCACCAACTCCTGCACTTTCCACCTCCTACCTGCAGAGCCAGAAGACAGCAGAGGCCCCAGGGAGGGGGCCCACATTGAGAGGCCCAAGAGTGGGAGGAAGGAGTTTGGATAGCaggtggtggtggcagggggGCCAAGGCATCTTGAAAGCCCACAGATCGGACTTGGATGGGATGGGGGTGTGATCGGCTCATGCTGTCCTGCCTTCTGTCTTGTGTTGACTGCCCTGGGCCAAAGTAGAAAGAGTAAGAGGTCAGAGTTTGGGTGAAGTTTAGCTACctggagtggggaggaggtgggagtgTCAATGAAGCAGAGCGAAGGAACGAGGGATTTGGGGCAGGACAAGGCCCTTTCACCTTTGCCCAGCTCTTGTGCAAATTCCATCACCCATTAACCGGGGAGCTGTGTTCTGGACCCCTCCCCCAAGAATCACCATTTAGCTCCCCTGTTCCAGGTTCTGTAAAGCAGGATAGGATGGGTGGAAAGACCTAGAAAATAACCTGGGGAGATTTTAGACTGTATTCCCTCCTCACCACTGCAATTTGGAACCATCATGCGTACGCTGCTGTCCTCAACTCTTTCATGGTCAAGGCCCCAGACGACTTCAAAAGGAAACGCAAGGATAATGAATGACACGCATGTTGCCTTGCGTGTCCTTTATATGTCCTCACTGTActataaatgagaaataagatTTATAGTAACAGGTATTTCATTACGTGACAGGTTGGGCCCAGCTAAACCAGAAGACAAGAAGTGGTCCAGTCCCCACTCCCATGTGCAGAATCACTGTGAATGTGGTGGCTAAGATGCCAACTGACACTGGTGTTTTCCTGGCAACTCATGTACCAGACGGTGCTGCCATTGGTGACCTGATGCTccaaaataatgaacaaattcaTGGTATAGAGCTGAACAAAGCAAAgtaagttttaatttatattcctaGGAAACTGAGTCTTTTTCAAAATGTGCAAAATCAACTTCAGGCTTACATGTGAAAAGTTAGTTCTAGACTCAGATAAACAGGCTTTTCATATGTGATGTTTAGCCAGTCGTTTCAAAGTTTTTGGAATGCTTCCTAATGAGGAAGGTTCTGAGCATTTCAGGATGTCTAGCGCCCTGCCCAGGCCGGCTAAAAGCCAGGTAGCATCCCTTCACATTTTTGTGTTAATCAAAAAATGCCCCGTGAATTTCCAAAATGCCCACTAGGGGGCAGTACCACGCCTGCTGTGCATCTTCTTAAGCAGCCCCAAATACCCTCAGTCCAGCTGCCCAGAGTTTTCCTTCTTCCAATGATGACCTCGCCTTGGACTTCTCTTAATACTATCACGACGTGTCAGACCAGACTGGGAGTCAGGATCGAGATGTGTCCTCGGGGTTTGACAAGAAGCTGATGGGGCTCTGCTGGATACATGGCGTGGCCTCTCTTCACAAGACGTACTTCCGAATCCACAAGGGTGGTGCTCACCCAGAACGTGTGCCACACAAGGTCAACACTAGGGATGGTAGAGTCACTATCTGTCCCCCACAGCACCCAAGTCCAGCAGCGCTAGTTACCCCCAGGTGCTAGGAGCAGGGACAAAGGGAAGTTTGAAATGGGAGCCTATGACTATCAAATACAGTTCTGAGATGGGGCTCAGAGAATGGGCTGCAAGACGATGGGATGAGCAAGTAGGGAGGCTTAGAAGGCAGATGTGGGGAAGAAAGGCCTTCCGGCGGCTGTCGCAGAAGGAAGAGTCCAGGCCATGCAACTGAAACTTTATTGAAACCTCAGTTCTACAAAAGCATGAAAAACCCAGATACAAAGCGGCGGCCAGAGAGGCCTGTGAAAAGAACACCCAGGACAGGAACTGGAAGAGAGGGAAGCCCAGGAGCAGGGTACTAAGAGAAGGGTGGAAGACAAAAGGGCAAGGTTGAAGGTCCCAGCAGTCCCTGGCTCCTTCAGACTACATCCAAGGGATGGGTGTGGAGGGGACTTCCCACCTCGCCCGCCCTTAGCTCGGCAGCTCCCACCCTGGCCCTATCCATCCCTGGCTTTCCTGCTTCAGGGACATCACACAGACCCTGGTCAACGTTTCCTCCCTCCACCTTCCTTCTCCCATCTTTACCCTTCCATTCCAGgaaactcaaaagcaaaagtctaaaAGAGCCCAGGGGAGGTGAAGAAACAGGGGCTTCTCGGTCCATCTGTGACAAGCCCCCGGTCACTGAGTAGAGCTTCCCCTGGCACCATCACTGCCCTGGCCAAGCAGCCAGACACTGAGGTCTAGGAGAGCAAGGACCTTCAGTCCTCCTGCCCCACGACACTTTAGCTCCCTCAGCCAGAAGAACAGGGACCACCAAGGACCCAGAGAGGTAGAGAGGATCTAAATCAAGCATTGCACCTCCAGGATCTCAGGGCCTCCTAAGTCCTGTTAACGTGTTCCCTGGAGCCCTGCCTAGCCTGGGAAAATGAAAGACTTGAGGCGGGCCAGCTCCATGATGCTGAAAAGGGAACATTGCTGGGGCTGTGGGAGCAGAGGGGGCATCGGGCTCCAGGGCCAGGGTGGAGCCAAGCCATGGGAGTggtaccaggggctgggaggcccAGTGGGGACCGTATGGTTGGGGTGATCGCAGGCACGGCAGGTTGGGGAGTCTTTCTGGAGCTTCTGGCAGAGGGGACAGTTATGGAGAAgagtgggaggggcaggaggatcTGGGGGAGGCAATGGGGGGGGAGTCAGTGAGGCCAGAAGACTGCCCCAGAGTGAACGCAGCCCTGCGTCGCCGTCCAGGCAGCTGGAGACATTAGCAGGAGATGGCAGGCACTGTGGCATGGGAGAAGGTATGCAGGGTTCCAAGAGGCACCTGGAGGCCAATCCAAGATCCGGGGGGCCACGTGGGGGACTGCAGGACAACCCTAAGGACTGGTGTATTACAGCCACCGATGCCACGGCCAGGGCCACACTGCTCACATATGCCATAGTTAATAGGCAGGAGAGCTGCAGGAAAGAAGATACGAAAGGTCGATGCCAAATACACCTCCCCTAAAACCTGCTTCTGACTGTTTTTAACATACCCACCCTTGTCTCTAGAAGTCCAGGTTAGAGCACCCTGTCACCATCTACCCCCAAACCCCACCTCCTGAGCCTTTCAGCATTTGCTTTACATCATCGCACCCACACAGCAACCCACGCAGGCCTCCTATCCTTCCTGACCCCTCCTCACCTTTGCCAGCTGCTGGCAGAGGGAGCCCAGGACCAGTTGCCAGGTTGGCTGCTCCAGCAGCACACACAGGTCTGTGTAAGTGTACCAGCCCCGCCGCCGTCCCTGCTGCTCAGCCACACTATTAGGAGCGGAGAAAAGACAGAGAGTCTGCAACTCGCCTGCAGCCGGCCCAGTGGGACCTACCAGAGAACACTGGGGAACTTGTTAAACGGACAGATTCCTAGGCTGCCTGTTGATCCAAAAACCGAGGGTGAGACCGAGATCTGTATTTTTGATAAGCTTTACCCACCCGCCCAAAGGTGATTA encodes the following:
- the CNPPD1 gene encoding protein CNPPD1, whose product is MDLAGLLLDEEGTFSLTGFQDFSFLPGHQKLSARIRRRLYYGWEWEADCNLEELSSPMADIAVELLQKAAPSPIRRLQKKYVAHVSREACISPCAMMLALVYIERLRHRNPDYLQHVSSSDLFLISMMVASKYLYDEGEEEEVFNDEWGAAGGVAVPTLNALERGFLNAMDWRLYTDPREIFEVLSWLESCVAEQQGRRRGWYTYTDLCVLLEQPTWQLVLGSLCQQLAKLSCLLTMAYVSSVALAVASVAVIHQSLGLSCSPPRGPPDLGLASRCLLEPCIPSPMPQCLPSPANVSSCLDGDAGLRSLWGSLLASLTPPPLPPPDPPAPPTLLHNCPLCQKLQKDSPTCRACDHPNHTVPTGPPSPWYHSHGLAPPWPWSPMPPLLPQPQQCSLFSIMELARLKSFIFPG